Proteins from one Psilocybe cubensis strain MGC-MH-2018 chromosome 11, whole genome shotgun sequence genomic window:
- a CDS encoding Agroclavine dehydrogenase, with the protein MTTLITGGTGRSGLSLAKLLRAAGRPVVIASRAGTAPEPFKAVKFEWYDASTYEGALSDASIDRVYVVGPPGRKESAMVIDFIEFAISKGVKRFVLMSAAPFEPKEESPIPAMVIHKYLLDKGVDYVVLRPTWFIENFGSNFLASIRDNNEIFSAAPTGLIPWISTEDVAQAAFEALTAEPSPNKDIIIVGPELHSYPDAAKIATEVLGRPIVYKEITVEEHAARYAKAGLDPDFSKVLAGMDKVIEAGTEESYFKDQKLAAEGRKYVGTRTLRQYFQDNKALWSK; encoded by the exons ATGACAACACTCATCACAGGAGGAACGGGACGGTCGGGTCTCTCCCTCGCCAAGCTTCTTCGCGCTGCAGGACGCCCCGTCGTCATTGCATCCCGCGCAGGGACCGCCCCGGAGCCGTTCAAAGCCGTCAAGTTCGAGTGGTACGATGCGAGCACCTACGAAGGCGCCCTGAGCGACGCTTCAATTGACCGCGTATACGTCGTCGGACCTCCGGGCAGAAAGGAGTCGGCGATGGTCATAGACTTTATAGAGTTCGCCATCTCGAAGGGCGTGAAGCGCTTTGTGTTGATGTCTGCTGCGCCTTTCGAGCCCAAGGAGGAGTCGCCTATTCCTGCGATGGTCATTCACAAGTATCTCCTTGATAAAGGTGTGGATTATGTTGTCCTGCGACCGACTTGGTTCATCG AGAACTTCGGGTCCAACTTCCTGGCTAGCATCAGGGACAACAACGAAATCTTCTCAGCTGCGCCGACTGGGCTTATCCCGTGGATATCGACAGAGGACGTTGCACAGGCTGCATTTGAGGCATTGACGGCTGAGCCAAGTCCCAACAAGGACATCATAATTGTCGGTCCAGAGCTACACTCTTACCCCGAT GCTGCCAAAATCGCAACCGAGGTGCTTGGTCGACCGATCGTGTATAAGGAAATTACTGTAGAGGAGCACGCTGCGCGTTACGCTAAGGCGGGTCTCGACCCCGATTTCTCCAAAGTCCTTGCAGGTATGGACAAGGTTATTGAAGCGGGAACGGAAGAGTCCTATTTCAAAGACCAGAAGCTAGCCGCCGAGGGACGGAAGTATGTAGGAACGCGTACCCTGCGTCAATACTTCCAGGATAACAAGGCGTTGTGGAGCAAGTAA